From Luteolibacter flavescens:
CTGCGAGACCTCCCTTTGGCTCGCCGACCACTCATCCAAGGTTTCGCGAAGGGTTTCCGCGAAGGCATTCGGCAGGGGCATGGTTTTCATGGTGCTAGTGATAGTCTCAAATTTCCACGGCGTCGGCGTCTTGGCCGGTCCAGCGAAAGCAGATTCGCCATTGTTGGTTGATGCGGATGCTGTGTTGGCCCGCGCGATTGCCCGTCAGGGCTTCCAGCCGGTTGCCCGGTGGGACCCGCAGATGGCTGAGATCGGAGGCGGCGTGGATCTGGTCCAGCTTCACCTTGGCTCGAGTCTGGATGTCGGAGGGAAGTTTCTTGGAGCGGATCAGATTGAAAACCTTTTCCGTCTCGTCATCCGCGAAGCTCAGGATCACTATCTCAATCAATCTGAGATCCCGGATTTCTCAAGCCGCAATTCCCAAAAGTGGGAATTCCATCCAATCCGTTGCGTCCCTGCTCCATTCACGTTGGTGCATGAGGTGGAGCGTCAGTGTTGGGATGGCTCCCGGCGCGATTCTCTCTCTGCCCGCGATCACTGCGAGGCGAGTGGAGTGCGGCCCGAATCGGAAATCAAAACGGCGATTTATCTCGTGGCCCCGCCCAGCGGAACGGCGCAGCCGGTTCCGCTACGAAGAAGCACGAGCGGCACAAAAAAAGCGGGCCCGTGTGAGCGGGCCCGCCTTGGGGAAACAATAATCAGCAATTTCACGCGGGAGCGTGAATCAGCCAGCGGTGCTTCAGACCGTGCCGTAGATCGTCTTTCCGGAGGAAAGCAGGTCGTTGCAGGCTTCCTTCATGCGCTCGCAGAGGCCGAGCTCGGCCTTCTTGAGGTAGGAGCGCGGGTCGTAGGCCTTCTTGTCGCCGACTTCCTGGTCGATCTTGAGCACGCCTTCGATGTTCTGGCAGACGTGGGTGACGATCGGGCGGGTGAAGGCGTACTGGGTGTCGGTGTCGATGTTCATCTTCACCACGCCGTAGTCGAGGGTCTCGCGCAGGTCGCTCTCGGAGGTGCCGGAGCCGCCGTGGAAGACGAGGTCCATTTCGGCAGCCGCGCCGTGCTTGTCGGTCACTGCCTTCTGGCCATCGCGGAGGATGGAGGGCTTCAGCTTCACCGCGCCCGGCTTGTAGGAGCCGTGGACGTTGCCGAAGGTGGCGGCGAAGAGGAAGCGGCCGATCGGGCTGAGCGCTTCGTACACTTCCACCATGTCTTCCGGGGTCGTATAGAGCTTGTCGGCAGGCAGGCCGGAGGTGTCGTGGCCGTCTTCTTCACCGCCCACGCAGCCGGCTTCGACCTCGAGGATGATGTCCAGCTCGGCGCACTCCTTGAGCAGCTCCTTGGAGATCTTGAGGTTCTCCTCCAGCGAGACGACGGAGCCGTCGAACATGTGGCTCTGGAAGAGAGGGCCCTTGCCAGCGGCGATGCGCTCGCGGGAGGCCTGCAGGAGGGGCTTCAGGAAGCCCTCGACCTTCGCCGGGTGGCAGTGGTCGGTGTGGAGGGCGATGAGGACATCGTACTTCTCCGCGAGGAG
This genomic window contains:
- the fbaA gene encoding class II fructose-bisphosphate aldolase produces the protein MPVATPAQYRAMLDAAQKGGYAYPAINVTSLPTINGALRAFAEAKSDGIIQVSTGGGEFASGTSVKDAAFGAIVLAEAVHLLAEKYDVLIALHTDHCHPAKVEGFLKPLLQASRERIAAGKGPLFQSHMFDGSVVSLEENLKISKELLKECAELDIILEVEAGCVGGEEDGHDTSGLPADKLYTTPEDMVEVYEALSPIGRFLFAATFGNVHGSYKPGAVKLKPSILRDGQKAVTDKHGAAAEMDLVFHGGSGTSESDLRETLDYGVVKMNIDTDTQYAFTRPIVTHVCQNIEGVLKIDQEVGDKKAYDPRSYLKKAELGLCERMKEACNDLLSSGKTIYGTV
- a CDS encoding type II toxin-antitoxin system RelE/ParE family toxin, whose amino-acid sequence is MILSFADDETEKVFNLIRSKKLPSDIQTRAKVKLDQIHAASDLSHLRVPPGNRLEALTGNRAGQHSIRINQQWRICFRWTGQDADAVEI